A single window of Sphingobacterium sp. ML3W DNA harbors:
- a CDS encoding helix-turn-helix domain-containing protein, with product MKSRKQVIQIQQQDKDIPIEFFRIENSLELFDFKQHYQYNFYQIYWFTGASGEEHQIDFTTYQIEPNQIWIIYPGQVHYFDPIAVSGYYLAIDMDYFHRVLFNEAKQKAFTGHNHLKFDVTLPMQKLFEHLHLLIEMEFHSLKRAAVLEKYLQLYILHLQDLPVVQQSHVTIDARIHKLLELIERHYITQRKNEFYADKVALSTKRMNEILLLSIGKSLKQQLQDRLLLEAKRLVGHSTENIQDIAHKLCFSEVSYFNRFFKKLTLQTPLNFREQVKKVQG from the coding sequence ATGAAATCGAGAAAGCAAGTCATCCAGATACAACAACAGGATAAAGATATTCCAATCGAATTTTTTAGAATTGAAAATAGTTTAGAATTGTTTGATTTTAAACAGCACTATCAATACAATTTTTATCAAATCTATTGGTTTACCGGTGCTTCTGGAGAAGAACATCAAATTGATTTCACGACCTATCAAATAGAGCCCAACCAGATTTGGATTATTTATCCAGGACAAGTACATTATTTTGATCCCATTGCTGTTTCTGGGTATTATTTAGCGATAGACATGGATTACTTTCATCGCGTTTTGTTTAATGAAGCCAAGCAAAAAGCGTTTACAGGACATAATCACCTGAAATTTGATGTAACTCTTCCAATGCAGAAGCTCTTCGAACATTTACATCTCTTGATTGAAATGGAGTTTCACTCACTAAAACGGGCAGCCGTATTAGAAAAATATTTACAATTGTATATTCTTCATCTACAAGATTTACCTGTAGTGCAGCAAAGTCATGTTACTATTGACGCGCGTATTCATAAACTTTTAGAGTTGATTGAACGACACTACATCACGCAGCGGAAAAATGAGTTTTACGCGGATAAAGTGGCACTCTCTACTAAGCGGATGAACGAAATACTCCTCCTTTCTATCGGAAAAAGTTTAAAGCAACAACTGCAAGATCGATTACTGCTTGAAGCTAAAAGGCTCGTAGGCCATAGCACCGAAAATATTCAGGATATAGCGCATAAACTGTGTTTCTCTGAGGTCTCCTATTTCAATCGTTTTTTTAAGAAATTAACCCTACAGACTCCACTAAATTTTAGAGAACAGGTGAAGAAAGTCCAAGGATAA
- a CDS encoding HD domain-containing protein — MDFKNLLKQIDFIKEIDKVKYIQRKTKLFNSDRKENDAEHSWHLALMAMVLTEHSNESIDILKVIKMVLIHDIVEIDAGDTFIYDTKKNHANTDEERLAANRIFGLLPKKQSQEFIDIWEEFEAGLTSEAKFAKAMDRLEPLLQNTSNSGGTWNEFGVSYSKVYEKKKVIDAGSRSIWKYAEKLINESVDQGILKKD, encoded by the coding sequence ATGGATTTCAAAAATTTACTCAAACAAATTGATTTCATAAAAGAAATTGACAAAGTCAAGTATATCCAAAGGAAAACCAAGTTGTTCAATAGCGATCGAAAAGAAAACGATGCTGAACACAGTTGGCATTTGGCACTCATGGCGATGGTTTTAACGGAGCACTCAAATGAATCTATAGATATTTTAAAAGTGATAAAAATGGTTCTCATACATGATATTGTCGAGATCGATGCCGGAGATACATTTATTTACGACACCAAAAAAAACCACGCTAATACTGACGAAGAGAGATTAGCCGCTAATCGTATTTTTGGTTTATTACCGAAGAAACAATCGCAGGAATTCATTGACATCTGGGAAGAATTTGAGGCTGGATTAACATCAGAAGCTAAGTTTGCAAAAGCAATGGATCGCCTAGAACCGCTCTTACAAAATACGTCAAATAGCGGTGGGACATGGAATGAATTTGGTGTCAGCTATAGCAAAGTATACGAAAAAAAGAAAGTCATTGATGCGGGATCTAGATCAATATGGAAGTATGCTGAAAAACTAATCAATGAGAGTGTAGATCAGGGTATTTTGAAGAAAGATTGA
- a CDS encoding SMP-30/gluconolactonase/LRE family protein, with the protein MKIYKNIQVVVLLLIILFPSIVLGQASSKPFDGAKIEVFHPDLKKIMDPSTKIELLAAGLEWTEGPVWNHQGDYLLFSDTRLNTIYKWSSKNGLEKFLEPAGYQGADIYSEEPGTNGLLINQKGNIVACDHGNRQIVEIDLNTKKFTPLSTHWNQLRFSSPNDICQHQRGDYFFTDPPYGLPNRERDTLNREITANGVYRLDRSGKTTQIITDLTRPNGIALSTKQDRLYVAISDHKYPFIMEYPLNNKLDIGKGRVFVDFRLKFPSEPMAADGIKVHSDGYIFAAAGNGIIILNSDGELLGRIKLGIATANCSFGGDGYLYITASDKLLRVPLQKI; encoded by the coding sequence ATGAAAATATATAAAAATATACAAGTTGTGGTACTCCTGTTGATTATCCTATTCCCATCAATTGTGCTAGGGCAAGCCAGTTCGAAACCCTTTGATGGAGCTAAAATCGAAGTATTTCACCCCGACCTCAAGAAAATAATGGACCCATCCACAAAAATCGAATTGCTGGCCGCTGGTCTCGAATGGACAGAAGGGCCGGTTTGGAACCATCAAGGAGACTATTTATTGTTTAGCGACACGAGACTCAATACCATATATAAATGGTCTTCAAAGAATGGTCTAGAGAAGTTTTTAGAACCCGCAGGATATCAAGGTGCTGATATCTACAGTGAAGAACCAGGCACAAATGGATTATTGATCAATCAAAAAGGAAATATAGTGGCATGTGATCATGGTAACAGACAAATTGTCGAAATTGATCTCAATACTAAAAAATTTACACCCTTAAGTACTCACTGGAATCAATTGCGGTTTAGTTCGCCTAATGATATTTGTCAACATCAACGTGGGGATTATTTTTTTACTGACCCTCCATATGGACTCCCAAATAGAGAACGTGATACTTTGAATAGAGAAATTACTGCTAATGGCGTTTACAGACTGGATCGTTCAGGAAAAACCACACAAATCATTACAGACTTAACGAGACCAAATGGTATTGCACTGTCGACAAAACAAGATAGGTTGTATGTCGCCATTAGCGATCATAAATACCCTTTTATTATGGAGTATCCTTTAAATAATAAACTGGATATTGGAAAGGGTCGGGTTTTTGTAGATTTTAGATTAAAATTTCCTTCTGAACCGATGGCTGCGGATGGTATTAAAGTGCATTCAGATGGATATATATTTGCTGCCGCTGGAAACGGAATTATCATCTTAAATAGTGATGGGGAATTACTGGGTAGAATTAAACTTGGTATTGCTACTGCAAACTGCAGCTTTGGAGGAGATGGATATTTATATATAACTGCTTCAGATAAACTATTACGTGTTCCACTTCAAAAAATATAA